A genomic segment from Solenopsis invicta isolate M01_SB chromosome 5, UNIL_Sinv_3.0, whole genome shotgun sequence encodes:
- the LOC105201356 gene encoding aminopeptidase N produces MAIVKSLLAAALLFFTGEGVLLQDDKTVNTQIVEDSYENQFRLRQNVVPIHYDIKLIPHIVENNFTTNGETNIDVEVRESTNAIELHVVDLAIDESLTKLTRKDVDVISKSEYVPKQHEYNSLTQILTLRFEELLDPGIYTLHFTFTGVIYSSRNVGHGVLRGLYRRFYYNDEGNKIWLVVTHFRSVYARQAFPCWDEPAIKATFKLSIKHCPNYTALSNMPSVRSEIDEADGKLWTYFETTPIMSTYLLGFVIADYGYVSNLDGNVKIWGPKHLLSHATYSLDIVEKAKQELEKFTNSTVPVPKMDHVAIPHYGSRVTENWGMMLYTQDVLLGDKRLPLINIIDDITTITHEVAHQWFGNLVTSVWWKYFWLNEGITTYLHYSITDKLLKEKRFMDYIIVVVEQRMLNTDSTLSTPIHINIIGHSHIFEPFANRTVENSRKSAFLFRMLSHFLTEDVFQNGLIKYLQAHAYSSATSDDLWKALQDALDESDVPHDHFKVKDVMDTWFKQAWYPLVTVHRDYATGEIKITQEIFTPKNNFNYRGNMAEAWWIPINFATQSNLDFSSTLATHWLKPQYNYITINGVNINDWIIVNKHLTGFYRVNYDATNWKRIAAFLNSDNYDKIPVLNRAQILDDAYNMVKAERLELHIFVEIINYLSRETDPAPWWRFLNNIWEFNDYLRLPEGEAVLKPFLSNLMCKLFERIDNEGNPGDLFIESLRMHVYKYECVYGLSDCQAKLTSKLLAYVEDPISNNEPLFQQEKLYCFGLIKANESLWERFMQAQQRTFKSQGQFLGCSENLHILEKHLNFCSKYVGAYSHDLFNNMFTIFPTTDVAIKFFINNHENIHEPLILQRIINNSFREEELDKIKAFAEQYGINIQTDLNNRKAILDKMNNNLLKFLGVLKNIQSVNTFNNDTS; encoded by the exons ATGGCAATTGTCAAAAGTTTATTGGCAGCAGCCTTATTATTTTTCACCGGTGAAGGCGTTCTTCTTCAAGATGATAAAACAGTGAATACTCAAATAGTGGAAGATTCCTATGAGAATCAATTTCGTCTACGACAGAATGTTGTGCCCATCCATTACGACATAAAACTAATACCTCATAttgtggaaaataattttactactaATGGCGAAACGAACATCGATGTTGAAGTGCGCGAATCGACGAATGCCATCGAATTGCATGTTGTAGATCTCGCAATAGACGAATCGCTGACGAAGCTAACTCGCAAAGACGTAGATGTAATTTCTAAATCGGAGTATGTTCCAAAGCAGCATGAATATAACTCTCTAACACAAATTTTGACTCTGCGATTTGAGGAATTATTGGATCCTGGAATCTATACGCTGCATTTCACTTTCACGGGCGTAATATATTCATCCCGTAATGTTGGACATGGGGTCCTACGCGGATTGTATAGaagattttattataacgaCGAAGGAAACAAGat atgGTTAGTCGTAACACATTTTCGCTCAGTCTATGCGCGGCAAGCATTTCCGTGTTGGGATGAACCTGCCATAAAAGCGACCTTCAAGCTTTCTATCAAGCACTGTCCCAATTATACAGCATTATCGAATATGCCATCCGTACGATCAGAAATCGACGAAGCCGACGGAAAATTATGGACATACTTTGAGACAACTCCTATTATGTCTACTTATTTATTAGGATTCGTGATCGCTGATTATGGTTATGTCTCAAATTTGGACGGTAATGTGAAAATATGGGGTCCAAAACACCTTCTTTCTCATGCCACATATTCTCTCGATATTGTCGAGAAGGCAAAGCAGGAACTCGAAAAATTCACCAATAGCACTGTTCCTGTACCGAAAATGGATCATGTTGCCATTCCACATTACGGCAGTAGGGTCACTGAAAACTGGGGTATGATGCTTTACAC ACAAGATGTACTTCTTGGAGACAAGAGATTACCTTTGATTAATATCATAGATGATATTACGACAATCACTCACGAAGTAGCGCATCAATGGTTCGGAAATTTAGTCACTTCAGTTTGGTGGAAATATTTTTGGTTGAACGAAGGCATCACGACATATCTGCATTATTCTATTACTGACAAG CTTCTCAAAGAAAAACGATTCATGGATTATATAATAGTGGTTGTTGAACAACGTATGCTGAATACAGATTCAACTTTATCCACCccaattcatataaatataattggtCATTCACACATTTTTGAACCATTTGCTAACAGAACTGTcgaaaattcaagaaaat CTGCTTTTCTCTTCCGAATGTTATCGCATTTCTTGACGGAAGATGTGTTTCAAAACGGCTTAATAAAATACCTTCAAGCACA TGCATACAGCAGTGCTACATCAGACGATTTATGGAAGGCATTACAAGACGCTCTCGATGAGTCAGATGTACCGCATGatcattttaaagtaaaagacgTAATGGACACTTGGTTCAAACAGGCGTGGTATCCTCTCGTTACTGTTCATCGAGATTATGCTACAGGCGAAATCAAGATAACGCAAGAAATATTTACacctaaaaacaattttaactaTAGAGGAAACATGGCAGAGGCATGGTGGATACctataaattttgcaacgcaAAGTAACTTGGACTTCTCGTCTACGTTAGCCACCCATTGGCTGAAACcgcaatacaattatataacaattaatggaGTAAACATTAATGACTGGATTATTGTAAATAAGCACCTGAcag GATTTTATCGTGTAAATTACGATGCAACTAATTGGAAAAGAATCGCTGCTTTTCTTAATTCTGACAACTACGATAAGATACCAGTTCTAAATCGTGCACAAATTCTTGACGACGCTTACAACATGGTGAAAGCTGAACGGCTTGAATTAcacatttttgttgaaattataaattatttgtcacgAGAAACTGACCCTGCACCATGGTGGAGATTTCTTAATAACATTTGggaatttaatgattatttgcGATTACCCGAAGGAGAAGCAGTCCTTAAG ccATTTTTATCGAATTTGATGTGTAAACTATTTGAACGTATCGACAATGAAGGAAATCCTGGTGATCTTTTCATTGAAAGTCTTAGAATGCATGTGTACAAATATGAATGTGTATATGGTCTTTCGGATTGTCAAGCAAAACTTACTTCTAAATTACTTGCATATGTGGAAGATCCAATTTCAAATaa tGAACCATTATTTCAGCAAGAAAAGCTATATTGCTTTGGTCTCATAAAGGCGAATGAATCTCTTTGGGAACGGTTCATGCAAGCACAACAGAGAACATTCAAATCTCAAGGGCAGTTTCTTGGTTGTTCAGAGAATTTACACAttcttgaaaaacatttaaatttttgttccaaaTATGTAGGAGCATATTCCCATGATCTCTTCAATAATATGTTCACAATTTTTCCAACTACTGATGtagcgattaaattttttattaataatcacgagaa TATCCATGAACCATTAATTCTTCAGAGAATCATTAACAATAGTTTCAGGGAAGAGGAACTTGACAAG atAAAAGCATTTGCTGAACAATATGGAATCAATATACAAACGGATTTAAACAACAGGAAAGCAATCTTAgacaaaatgaataataatttgttgaaattccttggtgttttaaaaaatatacagtcAGTTAATACATTCAACAATGATACATCATAA